The Apium graveolens cultivar Ventura chromosome 6, ASM990537v1, whole genome shotgun sequence genome contains a region encoding:
- the LOC141664449 gene encoding CENP-B homolog protein 2-like — MTDEARKALCEYKRENSSCTQKDLQLWLENKFHLKVSQGTISNTLKRSADYLAANYLEKRKDIKRYKPAKYPDMEKVLYEWFLQYQDRVNMTGELILEKAKETMKILYPQQDQEHTFCQGWLEKFKLRHGIKSFRRFGESGSVDVQDMEKKLESIREKINQFPMKDVFNMDETGLFYRLQADHSLATKQLEGRKQDKERLTVVICCNEDGSEKIPLWIIGKYAKPRCFKNVNMGNLNCHYRANKRAWMTSVLFDEYIRWFDSQMQGRRILFVVDNCPAHPKNIEGLQNVELYFLPPNMTSKIQPCDAGIIRAFKMHYRRRFYRGLLEGYELGQSDPGKINVLDAINYAVATWTTNVKQESIARCFQHCKIRSIDEVSSNLNEHTTPEEYIHELEVMIKDLGYRNKMDVNNFLDYPGENESCSEVQSIEEIANTILENSVPVTRKEALKTSKMLNNFLMQHESTTPELLDAIRKIRDEFHIINR, encoded by the exons ATGACGGATGAAGCAAGAAAAGCATTATGTGAATATAAAAGAGAAAATTCATCATGCACTCAAAAAGATCTCCAGTTGTGGCTCGAGAATAAGTTTCATCTAAAAGTTAGTCAAGGTACAATATCAAATACACTGAAAAGGTCAGCAGACTATCTTGCAGCTAATTACTTGGAGAAAAGAAAAGATATTAAGCGATATAAACCAGCAAAATATCCAGATATGGAGAAGGTTCTCTATGAATGGTTTCTCCAGTACCAAGATCGTGTTAATATGACAGGAGAGCTAATTTTAGAGAAGGCAAAAGAGACCATGAAAATTTTATACCCTCAACAAGATCAGGAGCACACTTTTTGTCAAGGTTGGCTTGAGAAATTCAAGTTAAGACATGGTATTAAGTCATTTCGTCGCTTTGGAGAAAGTGGTTCTGTTGATGTACAGGACATGGAGAAGAAACTGGAGTCCATAAGGGAAAAAATAAACCAGTTCCCTATGAAAGATGTTTTTAACATGGACGAAACTGGTTTGTTTTACAGGTTACAAGCTGATCACTCTCTTGCTACGAAACAACTTGAAGGAAGAAAACAAGACAAAGAAAGGCTCACAGTTGTTATATGTTGCAATGAAGATGGCTCTGAAAAAATTCCTTTATGGATTATTGGAAAGTATGCAAAGCCACGGTGCTTCAAGAATGTTAACATGGGCAACTTGAATTGTCATTATCGTGCAAACAAAAGAGCTTGGATGACTAGTGTACTTTTTGATGAATACATTCGTTGGTTTGATAGCCAAATGCAAGGCAGAAGAATTTTGTTTGTGGTAGATAACTGTCCAGCACATCcaaaaaatattgaaggactacaaAATGTTGAGTTGTACTTCTTGCCACCTAACATGACATCAAAAATCCAACCTTGTGATGCAGGAATTATAAGAGCTTTCAAGATGCACTATCGCAGGAGATTTTATCGTGGGTTATTAGAAGGTTATGAGTTGGGACAATCTGATCCAGGAAAGATTAATGTTTTGGATGCTATCAATTATGCAGTCGCGACGTGGACGACAAATGTAAAACAAGAGTCAATAGCAAGGTGCTTTCAACATTGCAAAATTCGTTCCATAGATGAAGTTTCGAGCAATTTAAATGAACATACAACTCCGGAAGAATACATTCATGAACTTGAGGTGATGATTAAGGATCTAGGTTATCGTAATAAAATGGATGTTAATAACTTCTTAGATTATCCGggtgaaaatgaatcatgttccGAGGTCCAGAGTATAGAAGAGATTGCAAACACCATCCTTGAAAATAGTGTTCCGGTTACACGTAAAGAAGCACTCAAGACATCAAAAATGCTTAATAACTTTTTGATGCAACATGAAAGCACCACACCCGAGCTTTTGGATGCAATAAGGAAGATTAGGGATGAGTTtcat ATAATTAACCGTTAG
- the LOC141666577 gene encoding uncharacterized protein LOC141666577 isoform X2: protein MEENINIKKFHWMDLCIKCDKSNGKLLACHENACPLVVHEDCLGCEAQFDDLGNFGCPYCAFKRASEEVVEAERKRAVAEKNLFKYLGGKGVGVGGVERGNVTGGGDVRDQCGEVEKNVIGPECIVRDEGADDVLLVDDDDFDRVKVVEKQNGGGRSDRCNGEGKVDKQKDVHMNERSQSGDKIQNGATEIETFPEYHQGEGHFKAQNFMEENVEEAEENEGRMDEVKNKEQANKTVEKTVCKESVHQVHMEAKKKVNDTTTSACTDTDTISKKVTGKKPSGVDIPKGSSRKSSKKVAKPPAVLNSLTLYMKRKRSTWKVEEEDMLKKGVLKHSELVNKNIPWKKILEEGRDVFNESRTPKIVCKESVPQVHMEAKKNVIDSTASTCMGTDTISEKVTGEKPSGVNIPKGSSRKSSKKVAKPPAVLRDSLTLYVKRKRSAWKVEEEDMLKKGVLKHSELVNKNIPWKKILEEGRDVFDENRTPADLKDKWRNILSKEPLFQLS from the exons ATGGAGGAGAATATTAATATCAAGAAGTTTCATTGGATGGATTTGTGTATAAAATGTGATAAGAGTAATGGGAAGTTGTTGGCTTGTCATGAGAATGCCTGTCCTTTAGTTGTTCATGAGGATTGTTTAGGTTGTGAAGCTCAGTTTGATGATTTGGGGAATTTTGGTTGTCCGTATTGCGCGTTTAAACGGGCTTCTGAAGAAGTTGTTGAAGCTGAGAGAAAAAGGGCTGTGGCGGAGAAAAATTTGTTTAAGTATTTAGGCGGGAAAGGGGTAGGTGTAGGAGGTGTTGAAAGGGGAAATGTGACTGGAGGTGGTGATGTTCGGGATCAATGTGGGGAGGTGGAAAAAAATGTGATAGGTCCTGAATGTATTGTGAGGGATGAGGGAGCTGATGATGTGCTATTGGTAGACGATGATGACTTTGATCGAGTTAAGGTTGTGGAGAAGCAAAATGGGGGCGGACGAAGTGATCGTTGCAATGGAGAAGGTAAGGTTGATAAACAGAAGGATGTGCACATGAATGAAAGGAGTCAATCTGGGGATAAAATACAGAATGGTGCCACCGAGATTGAAACATTTCCTGAGTATCACCAGGGTGAAGGTCATTTTAAAGCACAGAATTTCATGGAAGAGAATGTAGAGGAAGCTGAAGAGAATGAAGGGAGGATGGATGAAGTAAAGAATAAGGAACAGGCAAACAAAACCGTAGAAAAAACTGTGTGCAAAGAATCTGTTCACCAAGTGCATATGGAAGCTAAGAAAAAAGTCAATGATACAACTACTTCCGCTTGCACGGATACTGATACCATCTCTAAGAAAGTAACTGGAAAAAAGCCATCTGGTGTTGATATTCCTAAAGGATCGTCTAGGAAATCTTCAAAAAAAGTCGCGAAGCCTCCTGCAGTATT AAATTCACTAACTCTTTATATGAAGCGCAAACGATCAACTTGGAAAGTGGAAGAGGAGGATATGCTCAAG AAAGGGGTTCTGAAGCACTCGGAATTAGTGAACAAAAATATTCCATGGAAGAAGATCTTGGAAGAAGGTCGTGATGTATTTAATGAGAGTCGTACTCCAAAAATCGTGTGCAAAGAATCTGTTCCGCAAGTGCATATGGAAGCTAAGAAAAATGTCATTGATTCTACTGCTTCCACTTGCATGGGTACTGATACCATCTCTGAGAAAGTAACTGGAGAAAAGCCATCTGGTGTTAATATTCCTAAAGGATCGTCTAGGAAATCTTCAAAAAAAGTCGCGAAGCCTCCTGCAGTACT CAGAGATTCACTAACTCTTTATGTGAAGCGCAAACGATCAGCTTGGAAAGTGGAAGAGGAGGATATGCTCAAG AAAGGGGTTCTGAAGCACTCGGAATTAGTGAACAAAAATATTCCATGGAAGAAGATCTTGGAAGAAGGTCGTGATGTATTTGATGAGAATCGTACTCCAGCTGATCTTAAGGATAAGTGGAGGAACATTTTGTCTAAAGAGCCTCTGTTTCAATTATCTTGA
- the LOC141666577 gene encoding uncharacterized protein LOC141666577 isoform X1, translating to MEENINIKKFHWMDLCIKCDKSNGKLLACHENACPLVVHEDCLGCEAQFDDLGNFGCPYCAFKRASEEVVEAERKRAVAEKNLFKYLGGKGVGVGGVERGNVTGGGDVRDQCGEVEKNVIGPECIVRDEGADDVLLVDDDDFDRVKVVEKQNGGGRSDRCNGEGKVDKQKDVHMNERSQSGDKIQNGATEIETFPEYHQGEGHFKAQNFMEENVEEAEENEGRMDEVKNKEQANKTVEKTVCKESVHQVHMEAKKKVNDTTTSACTDTDTISKKVTGKKPSGVDIPKGSSRKSSKKVAKPPAVFRNSLTLYMKRKRSTWKVEEEDMLKKGVLKHSELVNKNIPWKKILEEGRDVFNESRTPKIVCKESVPQVHMEAKKNVIDSTASTCMGTDTISEKVTGEKPSGVNIPKGSSRKSSKKVAKPPAVLRDSLTLYVKRKRSAWKVEEEDMLKKGVLKHSELVNKNIPWKKILEEGRDVFDENRTPADLKDKWRNILSKEPLFQLS from the exons ATGGAGGAGAATATTAATATCAAGAAGTTTCATTGGATGGATTTGTGTATAAAATGTGATAAGAGTAATGGGAAGTTGTTGGCTTGTCATGAGAATGCCTGTCCTTTAGTTGTTCATGAGGATTGTTTAGGTTGTGAAGCTCAGTTTGATGATTTGGGGAATTTTGGTTGTCCGTATTGCGCGTTTAAACGGGCTTCTGAAGAAGTTGTTGAAGCTGAGAGAAAAAGGGCTGTGGCGGAGAAAAATTTGTTTAAGTATTTAGGCGGGAAAGGGGTAGGTGTAGGAGGTGTTGAAAGGGGAAATGTGACTGGAGGTGGTGATGTTCGGGATCAATGTGGGGAGGTGGAAAAAAATGTGATAGGTCCTGAATGTATTGTGAGGGATGAGGGAGCTGATGATGTGCTATTGGTAGACGATGATGACTTTGATCGAGTTAAGGTTGTGGAGAAGCAAAATGGGGGCGGACGAAGTGATCGTTGCAATGGAGAAGGTAAGGTTGATAAACAGAAGGATGTGCACATGAATGAAAGGAGTCAATCTGGGGATAAAATACAGAATGGTGCCACCGAGATTGAAACATTTCCTGAGTATCACCAGGGTGAAGGTCATTTTAAAGCACAGAATTTCATGGAAGAGAATGTAGAGGAAGCTGAAGAGAATGAAGGGAGGATGGATGAAGTAAAGAATAAGGAACAGGCAAACAAAACCGTAGAAAAAACTGTGTGCAAAGAATCTGTTCACCAAGTGCATATGGAAGCTAAGAAAAAAGTCAATGATACAACTACTTCCGCTTGCACGGATACTGATACCATCTCTAAGAAAGTAACTGGAAAAAAGCCATCTGGTGTTGATATTCCTAAAGGATCGTCTAGGAAATCTTCAAAAAAAGTCGCGAAGCCTCCTGCAGTATT CAGAAATTCACTAACTCTTTATATGAAGCGCAAACGATCAACTTGGAAAGTGGAAGAGGAGGATATGCTCAAG AAAGGGGTTCTGAAGCACTCGGAATTAGTGAACAAAAATATTCCATGGAAGAAGATCTTGGAAGAAGGTCGTGATGTATTTAATGAGAGTCGTACTCCAAAAATCGTGTGCAAAGAATCTGTTCCGCAAGTGCATATGGAAGCTAAGAAAAATGTCATTGATTCTACTGCTTCCACTTGCATGGGTACTGATACCATCTCTGAGAAAGTAACTGGAGAAAAGCCATCTGGTGTTAATATTCCTAAAGGATCGTCTAGGAAATCTTCAAAAAAAGTCGCGAAGCCTCCTGCAGTACT CAGAGATTCACTAACTCTTTATGTGAAGCGCAAACGATCAGCTTGGAAAGTGGAAGAGGAGGATATGCTCAAG AAAGGGGTTCTGAAGCACTCGGAATTAGTGAACAAAAATATTCCATGGAAGAAGATCTTGGAAGAAGGTCGTGATGTATTTGATGAGAATCGTACTCCAGCTGATCTTAAGGATAAGTGGAGGAACATTTTGTCTAAAGAGCCTCTGTTTCAATTATCTTGA
- the LOC141666577 gene encoding uncharacterized protein LOC141666577 isoform X3 — protein MEENINIKKFHWMDLCIKCDKSNGKLLACHENACPLVVHEDCLGCEAQFDDLGNFGCPYCAFKRASEEVVEAERKRAVAEKNLFKYLGGKGVGVGGVERGNVTGGGDVRDQCGEVEKNVIGPECIVRDEGADDVLLVDDDDFDRVKVVEKQNGGGRSDRCNGEGKVDKQKDVHMNERSQSGDKIQNGATEIETFPEYHQGEGHFKAQNFMEENVEEAEENEGRMDEVKNKEQANKTVEKTVCKESVHQVHMEAKKKVNDTTTSACTDTDTISKKVTGKKPSGVDIPKGSSRKSSKKVAKPPAVFRNSLTLYMKRKRSTWKVEEEDMLKKGVLKHSELVNKNIPWKKILEEGRDVFNESRTPKIVCKESVPQVHMEAKKNVIDSTASTCMGTDTISEKVTGEKPSGVNIPKGSSRKSSKKVAKPPAVLDSLTLYVKRKRSAWKVEEEDMLKKGVLKHSELVNKNIPWKKILEEGRDVFDENRTPADLKDKWRNILSKEPLFQLS, from the exons ATGGAGGAGAATATTAATATCAAGAAGTTTCATTGGATGGATTTGTGTATAAAATGTGATAAGAGTAATGGGAAGTTGTTGGCTTGTCATGAGAATGCCTGTCCTTTAGTTGTTCATGAGGATTGTTTAGGTTGTGAAGCTCAGTTTGATGATTTGGGGAATTTTGGTTGTCCGTATTGCGCGTTTAAACGGGCTTCTGAAGAAGTTGTTGAAGCTGAGAGAAAAAGGGCTGTGGCGGAGAAAAATTTGTTTAAGTATTTAGGCGGGAAAGGGGTAGGTGTAGGAGGTGTTGAAAGGGGAAATGTGACTGGAGGTGGTGATGTTCGGGATCAATGTGGGGAGGTGGAAAAAAATGTGATAGGTCCTGAATGTATTGTGAGGGATGAGGGAGCTGATGATGTGCTATTGGTAGACGATGATGACTTTGATCGAGTTAAGGTTGTGGAGAAGCAAAATGGGGGCGGACGAAGTGATCGTTGCAATGGAGAAGGTAAGGTTGATAAACAGAAGGATGTGCACATGAATGAAAGGAGTCAATCTGGGGATAAAATACAGAATGGTGCCACCGAGATTGAAACATTTCCTGAGTATCACCAGGGTGAAGGTCATTTTAAAGCACAGAATTTCATGGAAGAGAATGTAGAGGAAGCTGAAGAGAATGAAGGGAGGATGGATGAAGTAAAGAATAAGGAACAGGCAAACAAAACCGTAGAAAAAACTGTGTGCAAAGAATCTGTTCACCAAGTGCATATGGAAGCTAAGAAAAAAGTCAATGATACAACTACTTCCGCTTGCACGGATACTGATACCATCTCTAAGAAAGTAACTGGAAAAAAGCCATCTGGTGTTGATATTCCTAAAGGATCGTCTAGGAAATCTTCAAAAAAAGTCGCGAAGCCTCCTGCAGTATT CAGAAATTCACTAACTCTTTATATGAAGCGCAAACGATCAACTTGGAAAGTGGAAGAGGAGGATATGCTCAAG AAAGGGGTTCTGAAGCACTCGGAATTAGTGAACAAAAATATTCCATGGAAGAAGATCTTGGAAGAAGGTCGTGATGTATTTAATGAGAGTCGTACTCCAAAAATCGTGTGCAAAGAATCTGTTCCGCAAGTGCATATGGAAGCTAAGAAAAATGTCATTGATTCTACTGCTTCCACTTGCATGGGTACTGATACCATCTCTGAGAAAGTAACTGGAGAAAAGCCATCTGGTGTTAATATTCCTAAAGGATCGTCTAGGAAATCTTCAAAAAAAGTCGCGAAGCCTCCTGCAGTACT AGATTCACTAACTCTTTATGTGAAGCGCAAACGATCAGCTTGGAAAGTGGAAGAGGAGGATATGCTCAAG AAAGGGGTTCTGAAGCACTCGGAATTAGTGAACAAAAATATTCCATGGAAGAAGATCTTGGAAGAAGGTCGTGATGTATTTGATGAGAATCGTACTCCAGCTGATCTTAAGGATAAGTGGAGGAACATTTTGTCTAAAGAGCCTCTGTTTCAATTATCTTGA
- the LOC141664250 gene encoding putative disease resistance protein At1g50180, giving the protein MAEAVVSFAVKRLGDLLVSEAENLSEVEHQIYEIQHELKRVQCFLKEADKKQDGDERVRRCVTEIRKLAFKVEDVIETFAFEAATAPAGFNGILRKFALMLIELVTSHSVVTEINGIKAELSSLTACLQRDGITRGLEGEENSSLGNWKSERILYSRDVEDDYVGMEKVMENMISVLKRKDKGFEVVSVYGTGGQGKTTIARKLYNHPEFKDYCKVWICITQQFDRERVLQNVLQQLLPRGMERSVTWMDNAKLVQELHKVLTEKNCLIVIDDIPTIDYWRSLEHGFPIGKAASASKILLTTRDVKMAETGYFCKIPILTEEEGWQLLSGKAGINHLPDKRLASGMENAGRNMVNICKGLPLAISVLGGSLEGKSLSEWETICKDISIGEGQTHDDEINAVTQVLALSYDNLPLHLRHCFLCFANYKEDEEIDTEELYMIWMAEGLVSVEDKTPGEMMMDVAERYLAELAHRCLVHVEASKTDGASWSKYRKCRVHDLIRGFCLSKVREEEFLNVFHLQGKFDSESTTSIVRRLCIRSYEHGDESMLKSYDQPVISHIRSLLIWKVPFSTIIRWPEEILSLQKFKLLRVLTASRYKFSNHDIRSITELVYLKYLCLLDCRLEEELPSSIGNLRNLEALDLRVRDPIRIPNVLWMLKQLKHLYLPAVTQFGKVEKLRLDGLNELELLYNYDSRYCEALDVIRLPKLKAFRGDILLEDNLKEQNMINLIKSRELRYCYLNISGGRTRYSEGVASCLVSLLECSFIDALTLNAKICKFPEEYDYTRISGRFTTISLMYCKMEEDPMVLLEKLPNLHILHLYDAYIGAEMVCTATGFPKLKELNLSSLSGLRRWRVDEGALQNLTSIWLYECPELEMLPEGLKHLSALESLYMAGMPSSFKDKVKRKDGTEGEDFYKVCHVHRVTV; this is encoded by the exons ATGGCAGAGGCAGTGGTCTCTTTTGCAGTAAAAAGACTCGGAGACTTGCTAGTCTCCGAAGccgaaaatttatctgaagtggagCACCAGATTTACGAGATTCAGCATGAGCTGAAACGAGTACAGTGTTTCTTGAAAGAAGCTGACAAGAAACAAGATGGAGATGAACGAGTACGCAGATGTGTGACTGAAATAAGAAAGCTTGCTTTTAAAGTAGAAGATGTTATTGAGACTTTTGCATTTGAAGCTGCTACTGCACCTGCAGGCTTTAACGGGATATTGCGAAAATTTGCTTTAATGTTGATCGAATTGGTGACAAGCCATAGTGTTGTTACGGAGATCAATGGTATAAAAGCTGAGCTTAGTTCATTAACTGCATGTTTACAGAGAGATGGTATTACAAGAGGCTTAGAGGGAGAAGAAAACTCGAGTTTAGGCAATTGGAAGAGTGAGAGGATTTTATATTCTCGCGATGTTGAGGATGATTATGTTGGGATGGAGAAGGTAATGGAGAATATGATCTCTGTCTTGAAGCGGAAAGACAAGGGTTTTGAAGTTGTTTCGGTTTATGGAACAGGAGGTCAAGGAAAAACCACCATTGCGAGAAAACTTTATAATCATCCTGAATTTAAAGATTATTGTAAAGTCTGGATATGTATCACTCAACAATTTGACAGGGAAAGAGTTCTTCAGAATGTCCTCCAACAACTTCTCCCTCGCGGTATGGAGAGAAGTGTTACATGGATGGACAATGCAAAACTGGTACAAGAACTCCACAAAGTTCTGACAGAAAAAAATTGCTTGATAGTTATTGATGATATCCCGACAATTGATTATTGGAGAAGCCTAGAACATGGATTTCCAATTGGAAAGGCTGCCAGTGCTAGCAAAATTCTACTCACGACTCGTGATGTAAAGATGGCTGAAACGGGGTACTTTTGCAAAATCCCGATATTGACAGAAGAGGAGGGCTGGCAACTACTTTCTGGGAAAGCAGGAATAAATCACCTTCCAG ATAAAAGGTTGGCCTCTGGGATGGAAAATGCTGGAAGGAATATGGTTAATATATGCAAAGGTTTACCTCTAGCGATTTCAGTACTTGGAGGATCTCTTGAAGGCAAGTCGTTGAGCGAGTGGGAGACAATATGCAAAGACATTTCAATTGGTGAAGGCCAAACTCATGATGATGAGATCAATGCAGTTACACAGGTTTTAGCATTGAGTTATGATAATTTGCCTCTGCATTTGCGCCattgttttctttgttttgcaAATTATAAGGAGGATGAAGAAATCGATACTGAGGAACTGTACATGATTTGGATGGCGGAAGGTTTGGTATCAGTGGAAGACAAAACACCGGGGGAAATGATGATGGATGTAGCAGAACGCTATCTGGCTGAATTAGCTCATCGATGCCTTGTTCATGTTGAAGCAAGTAAAACTGATGGAGCGTCCTGGTCAAAGTACAGAAAATGTCGTGTTCATGATCTTATTCGAGGCTTTTGCTTGTCTAAAGTTAGGGAGGAAGAATTTCTTAATGTTTTTCATTTACAAGGCAAATTCGACAGTGAATCCACAACAAGCATAGTACGCAGATTGTGCATTCGTTCCTATGAGCACGGGGATGAATCAATGTTAAAATCTTATGATCAACCTGTGATTTCACATATTCGATCTCTTTTGATTTGGAAAGTTCCCTTCAGTACTATTATAAGATGGCCAGAAGAAATTCTTAGCCTCCAGAAATTTAAGCTTCTTCGAGTTCTTACAGCAAGTAGATATAAATTCAGTAACCATGATATAAGGAGCATAACTGAGCTAGTTTACCTAAAGTATCTGTGTTTGCTCGACTGTCGTTTGGAAGAGGAATTGCCATCATCGATAGGTAACCTGAGAAATTTGGAAGCCCTTGATCTAAGGGTGAGGGATCCTATAAGAATACCAAATGTTCTATGGATGTTAAAGCAGTTAAAGCACTTGTACCTTCCTGCAGTGACACAATTTGGAAAAGTTGAGAAGTTGAGATTGGATGGGTTGAATGAGTTAGAACTGTTGTACAATTATGACTCCAGGTATTGCGAAGCACTAGATGTCATCCGATTACCCAAGCTCAAAGCTTTTCGTGGAGATATATTACTAGAGGACAACCTTAAAGAACAAAACATGATTAATTTGATCAAATCTAGAGAATTGCGTTACTGCTATCTTAATATTTCAGGAGGGCGCACGCGTTACAGTGAAGGAGTAGCTAGTTGTTTGGTATCATTACTAGAGTGTAGTTTCATTGATGCTCTCACCTTGAATGCTAAGATCTGCAAATTCCCAGAAGAGTATGACTACACTCGCATTTCTGGGCGTTTCACCACCATATCATTAATGTACTGTAAAATGGAGGAAGATCCGATGGTACTATTGGAGAAACTTCCTAACCTACACATCCTCCACTTATATGATGCCTACATAGGAGCAGAGATGGTATGTACAGCTACAGGTTTCCCAAAACTTAAGGAACTAAACCTCTCTTCATTGTCGGGCTTAAGAAGGTGGAGGGTGGATGAAGGTGCCCTGCAAAATCTTACTTCCATATGGTTGTATGAATGCCCTGAGTTGGAGATGCTTCCCGAAGGGTTGAAACACCTCAGTGCCTTGGAATCTCTATATATGGCTGGTATGCCTAGTTCATTCAAAGATAAGGTTAAGCGTAAAGATGGTACAGAAGGTGAAGATTTCTACAAAGTTTGTCATGTTCATCGTGTAACAGTATAA
- the LOC141664450 gene encoding mavicyanin-like, translating to MGAWYKVGDEVGWTNLGHVDYDAWAKSKSFRVGDTIQFVYNQGFFGVLRVTRKNYNACNATAPYSISLTGNDTFTLKYPGHYYFICGRIGHCEFGQKVHISVPANNSVPVLAPPPVLVPPPIDQSPPHHDNPSPAPVPSLTDWDKNSPGPAPEVVQPPSTSPSPSPSPHKKSGGSALVGSKVWLTSVVLLAFCACGIAF from the exons ATGGGAGCATGGTACAAGGTTGGTGATGAAGTGGGTTGGACAAATCTTGGACATGTAGATTACGACGCTTGGGCTAAATCGAAAAGTTTCAGAGTCGGCGACACAATTC AATTTGTGTACAATCAAGGCTTCTTTGGTGTACTAAGAGTGACACGCAAGAACTACAACGCGTGCAATGCAACAGCTCCATACTCCATTTCCCTCACTGGTAATGATACTTTCACCCTCAAGTATCCTGGCCACTACTACTTCATTTGCGGACGCATTGGTCACTGTGAATTCGGTCAGAAGGTTCACATCAGTGTCCCTGCCAACAATTCAGTTCCTGTCTTAGCGCCTCCTCCTGTCTTGGTGCCTCCACCAATTGATCAGTCTCCGCCTCATCATGACAATCCTAGTCCAGCCCCGGTGCCCTCCCTAACTGACTGGGATAAAAACAGTCCTGGTCCAGCTCCTGAAGTAGTTCAACCACCATCAACATCGCCATCCCCATCCCCATCCCCTCACAAAAAGAGTGGTGGATCAGCCCTAGTTGGTAGCAAGGTTTGGTTGACATCGGTGGTCTTATTGGCGTTTTGTGCTTGTGGCATTGCGTTTTAA